A single region of the Streptomyces sp. ITFR-16 genome encodes:
- a CDS encoding spore-associated protein encodes MRSIRNVAAVGAMTTLLAGATAVFGTTASAAPNVTPQGVCGKAYKTVNSAPVGSLGTVYLTYNAANGKNCVVTIRTSPGAAKAMSTYVYVPDTDEWAGDDGNFTSYAGPAYVYGKGHCVSWGGSIANVYVSVDNSNCASLKEHRVTEIR; translated from the coding sequence ATGCGAAGCATCCGTAATGTCGCAGCCGTCGGGGCCATGACCACCCTGCTGGCGGGCGCCACAGCCGTGTTCGGTACGACCGCCTCCGCCGCACCCAACGTGACGCCGCAGGGCGTCTGCGGCAAGGCGTACAAGACCGTGAACTCGGCGCCGGTCGGCTCGCTGGGCACCGTGTACCTGACGTACAACGCGGCGAACGGCAAGAACTGTGTGGTGACCATCCGCACCAGCCCGGGTGCCGCCAAGGCCATGTCCACGTACGTCTACGTCCCCGACACCGACGAGTGGGCCGGTGACGACGGGAACTTCACGTCGTACGCGGGTCCGGCCTACGTCTACGGCAAGGGGCACTGCGTGAGCTGGGGCGGCAGCATCGCCAACGTCTACGTCTCGGTGGACAACTCCAACTGCGCGTCGCTGAAGGAGCACCGGGTCACCGAGATCCGCTGA
- a CDS encoding GH12 family glycosyl hydrolase domain-containing protein — MNVTTRRSHRIRPLAAALVLAAGSLTAVAATAGPASADVQICDQFGTATTPGGYIVQNNAWGTSAPQCVNQTGDGFQLTTADGSVPTNGAPKSYPSIFFGCHYTACSPGTTLPKQVSSIGSAPSRIEYNYTGGAVYDAAYDIWLDPTPKTDGVNQTEIMIWLNKVGSIQPIGSRTGTATIAGTTWNVWKGNNGGNDVISYVAPSALNGLSFDVKDFVNGAISEGLATPDWYLTSVQAGFEPWENGAGLAVTQFSASVN, encoded by the coding sequence GTGAACGTCACCACCCGCAGGTCGCACCGGATCCGCCCGCTGGCCGCCGCCCTCGTCCTGGCCGCCGGGTCCCTGACCGCCGTCGCCGCGACGGCCGGCCCCGCCAGTGCGGACGTACAGATCTGCGACCAGTTCGGAACCGCCACGACCCCCGGCGGCTACATCGTCCAGAACAACGCCTGGGGCACCAGCGCCCCGCAGTGTGTGAACCAGACCGGCGACGGCTTCCAGCTCACCACCGCCGACGGTTCCGTGCCCACGAACGGTGCCCCGAAGTCGTACCCGTCGATCTTCTTCGGCTGCCACTACACCGCCTGCTCGCCGGGCACGACGCTGCCGAAGCAGGTCAGCTCGATCGGCAGCGCGCCCAGCCGGATCGAGTACAACTACACCGGCGGTGCCGTCTACGACGCCGCGTACGACATCTGGCTCGACCCGACGCCCAAGACGGACGGGGTCAACCAGACCGAGATCATGATCTGGCTCAACAAGGTCGGCTCCATCCAGCCGATCGGCTCCCGGACGGGAACGGCCACCATCGCCGGCACCACCTGGAACGTGTGGAAGGGCAACAACGGTGGCAACGACGTCATCTCCTACGTCGCCCCGTCCGCCCTGAACGGCCTCAGCTTCGATGTGAAGGACTTCGTCAACGGCGCCATCTCCGAGGGCCTGGCCACCCCCGACTGGTATCTCACGAGCGTGCAGGCCGGCTTCGAGCCGTGGGAGAACGGCGCGGGCCTGGCGGTCACGCAGTTCTCCGCGAGCGTCAACTGA
- a CDS encoding GNAT family N-acetyltransferase — protein MADDQSPAGVFTRLVPTTEDDLDLLAGWFAAPEFVEQWGGVPYSREEVAEKYVGRRRPRVGSFLVLAQGVPTGYAQYWYAGEAEGGIDMVLTPEGRGRGLGPDAARALVAYLREVLGWRRVTVDPAAGNLRAVRAWEKAGFRTVSSDGEHLLMECELGTAPGGTVLG, from the coding sequence ATGGCTGATGATCAAAGCCCGGCAGGGGTGTTCACCCGACTCGTACCGACGACCGAGGACGACTTGGATCTGCTGGCCGGCTGGTTCGCCGCGCCGGAGTTCGTGGAGCAATGGGGCGGGGTCCCGTACTCGCGTGAAGAGGTGGCCGAGAAGTACGTGGGGCGGCGTCGTCCGCGTGTGGGGTCCTTTCTCGTACTGGCGCAGGGCGTTCCGACGGGGTACGCGCAGTACTGGTACGCCGGCGAGGCGGAAGGCGGCATCGACATGGTGCTGACCCCGGAAGGGCGCGGCCGGGGTCTGGGCCCGGACGCCGCTCGCGCGCTGGTCGCCTACCTGCGCGAAGTCCTGGGGTGGCGACGCGTGACCGTCGACCCCGCGGCGGGCAACCTCCGCGCGGTGCGCGCCTGGGAGAAGGCGGGCTTCCGGACGGTGTCGAGCGACGGGGAGCACCTTCTGATGGAGTGCGAGCTCGGAACGGCCCCCGGCGGTACCGTGCTTGGCTGA
- a CDS encoding 2-phosphosulfolactate phosphatase has translation MNTRFLGIPDLTEVPSVAVMVDVMRAYTVAAWAFARGAERIVLAESPQEALALKARHPGWLALKDGAPAPGFDAVNSPGLLRSVDLGGRTVVQKTTAGTVGALAVKEASLVLCAGFVVAEATARVLRARGGEGGTFVVTGEDGRADEDLACAQYIARRATEADTDPGEFLHRAAGSRAATELADGVRQGVHPDDIALCLELDRFPFAMVAASEDSLTVLRPYHPTPSPAGGAAIRP, from the coding sequence ATGAACACTCGCTTCCTCGGCATCCCCGATCTGACCGAAGTCCCGTCCGTGGCGGTCATGGTCGACGTCATGCGCGCGTACACCGTCGCAGCCTGGGCCTTTGCCCGAGGAGCGGAGAGGATCGTTCTCGCCGAGTCGCCGCAGGAGGCACTGGCGCTCAAGGCTCGTCATCCGGGCTGGCTCGCACTCAAGGACGGCGCGCCCGCACCCGGGTTCGACGCCGTCAACTCGCCCGGCCTGCTGCGGTCCGTCGACCTCGGCGGCAGGACCGTGGTGCAGAAGACCACGGCAGGGACAGTCGGCGCACTCGCGGTCAAGGAGGCGTCGCTCGTGCTGTGCGCCGGTTTCGTGGTGGCGGAGGCGACGGCTCGGGTGCTGCGGGCGCGCGGGGGCGAAGGGGGCACGTTCGTGGTCACCGGCGAGGACGGACGGGCCGACGAGGATCTGGCGTGCGCCCAGTACATCGCCCGCAGGGCCACCGAAGCGGACACGGATCCGGGCGAGTTCCTTCACCGCGCCGCCGGCTCGCGCGCCGCGACCGAGCTGGCGGACGGGGTGCGGCAGGGGGTCCATCCCGATGACATCGCGCTCTGCCTCGAGCTCGACCGGTTCCCCTTCGCCATGGTGGCGGCCTCGGAGGACTCCCTGACGGTCCTGCGCCCGTACCACCCCACGCCGTCACCGGCCGGCGGCGCCGCGATCCGGCCCTAG
- a CDS encoding excalibur calcium-binding domain-containing protein produces MPPGPPARRPGWTRKRVVIPAATVLFFIGVGIGASGNSAETGKSDDAKAASSVTVTATTTASAEPGPAVTETVTATPEPVPTVTRTKTVKVTVAPDTDTGSGTSGGSGGSSSGGGGGGSVYYANCTAVRAAGADPIRAGDPGYGRHLDRDGDGVACE; encoded by the coding sequence ATGCCGCCGGGGCCGCCCGCGCGCCGGCCGGGCTGGACGAGGAAGCGGGTCGTCATCCCGGCCGCGACCGTCCTGTTCTTCATCGGCGTCGGCATAGGTGCTTCGGGCAACAGCGCCGAGACGGGGAAGTCCGACGACGCCAAGGCGGCGTCCTCCGTCACCGTCACCGCCACCACGACGGCATCGGCGGAACCCGGGCCCGCGGTCACCGAGACCGTCACGGCCACCCCGGAGCCGGTCCCGACCGTGACCCGGACGAAGACGGTGAAGGTCACCGTCGCCCCCGACACCGACACCGGTTCGGGCACGTCCGGCGGCTCGGGCGGCTCGAGTTCGGGTGGCGGGGGCGGCGGATCGGTGTACTACGCCAACTGCACCGCGGTCCGGGCGGCCGGCGCCGACCCCATCCGCGCGGGCGACCCCGGCTACGGACGCCACCTGGACCGGGACGGCGACGGAGTCGCCTGCGAGTAG
- a CDS encoding non-ribosomal peptide synthetase, giving the protein MTGFQLEDVLPLTPLQAGMHFHALYDSHAVDVYTAQFVFTLEGTVDVPALHAAIGGLLRRHANLRVGFLHEDLDEPVQAVAAEVPVPLDELDLTGTAGTVTTEERLAEFLAADRTRRFDLATPPLMRFTLVRTAPDRHRLVMTSHHILFDGWSMPLIVRELFELYATRGDDSALPRVTPYRTYLAWLARQDRTTALDAWSTALAGIEAPTLLARWDGGKGGTGSGEPPAAGAAELPETLVLDLDAATTRRLRDTARAHRLTLNTLVQGAWGLVLGHLTGRSDIVFGTTVSGRPPEIPGIESMVGLFINTVPVRLRPEPGETLAGLLTRLQEEQGRLLGSQHLGLTDIRGVTGLDELFDTLAVFENYPMDDEALRTAQQGLRGLAVTGVSGTDAAHYPLTLTIAPGDLLKITFGYRAAVLDRDEVARTVARVRRLLTAMAHGLDGRADSVPVLLDGEPERLIGQGAGAELRYEVMDPSIPQAVAERALRHPDAVAVSGAGEPLSYRGLHDLADDLAGALTGLGTRAEEGVGILVARSAATVTASLAALRAGAAYVPLDPRWPTERLNRVAEVAALRTLIVDETTRTHPWVRALGPEATVLTVDAAGRLLRGGPEAPGPLPTVTGGARLAYVMFTSGSTGLPKAVGVTHADITALAADRSWADGASDAVLLHSAYVFDASTFEIWTPLLNGGRVVVAPEGALEPAVLRDLVARYGVTAAFLTTALFNVLAETDPDALGLLRLVASGGEAAAPGLLQRVAAAHPDTAVLHVYGPTETTTFATLHRVRPDEAQAGAAPIGRPLDGMRAYVLDAAMRPVPPGAEGELYVAGAGVARGYLGRPGLTATRFVADPFTGTGARMYRTGDLVRWDADGSLHYVARADQQIKLRGHRIEPTEIETVLRADPSVHAAVVLVREDLPGDRTLTAYVVPAPGHTPDPGALAAHVGHHLPPYMVPAVIQPVDVLPLTPNGKLDRSALPAPTVRAVPHGRPPRTAVEEILAGLFADVLGVPRVGIDDSFFALGGHSLLATRLVSRIRTALDAETEIRTLFENPTVAALATALEGAGRPARPALVPQERPAELPLSYAQQRLWFLHRLEGPSATYNIPFAVRIEGPLDTDALRLALHDVVIRHAALRTVLPDGDHGPRQHITAPDDVRLPFSVESVDDEGLPGRIAAAAAEPIDIENRLPLRATLLRLADDAHVLVLVIHHIAADGSSLAPLVRDLWNAYRARTDGEAPSWTALPVDYADHTLWQRRLLGDEHDPDSFVTRQLTYWKGALDGLPEMIELPWDRTRPAVSRHTGATHTFTVDSATARHLAELARAGGCSVFMVLQAALSTVLSRHGAGDDIPLGTAVAGRTDEAAADLVGFFVNTLVLRTDLSGDPTFRELLDRVREFDLSAYAHQDVPFERLVELLNPARSQSHHPLFQTMLVLQNQAPAAIDLPGLTVSGIPVDAGVSKFDLSFTFTETFDDNGSLDGMQAAVDYATELFDASTVRDLSERLTLLLDAVTADPDRPLSAYDVLTPGEHARLATWGTGPVEHLPRSTFPALFAPWVRRTPDAPAVRDATTTLTYRELDDRAEALARRLAAQGIGTEDRVAVALPRTHHLVVALLAVLKAGAAYVPLDPDYPAQRLSYMLDDASPRLLLTTPALHGRLPRTAVPHLYTEDTGGTGDSGAATPPAPHPEHPAYVIYTSGSTGRPKGVVVTHRGIGAMARTQSDRLRVGPGSRVLHMASVSFDAAFWELCMGLLSGACLEIDEREALLPGPALASLVRERGVTHLTLPPAALAVMPPGSLPEGTTLVLAGEACPPALVHTWARDRHLVNAYGPTETTVCATMSGFQHADGPQAPDRTVPIGAPVNGTRVHVLDDRLAPVPPGVVGELYVSGEGVARGYHGRAALTATRFVADPFDRTGGRMYRTGDLVRWTADGQLVYVSRVDDQVKLRGFRIELGEIEAALTLLPGVAAACATVREDRPGDRRLVVYTVPADGARGPDTAEVRAHLATTLPEHMIPAAHVSLAALPVTPNGKTDRRALPAPSHSAPAEGREPRTARERVLCEVFAETLGVPRVGVTDDFFALGGHSLLAVTLARRIGERCGTRPSLRTLFAAPTPEGLDRLLGRTAGEEQHEDTTAPDLTAEVRLAEDISGADRVAATSAPRPPRPAPRPLLTGASGFLGAFLLRDLIETTDGPVDCLVRAEDDHRAAQRLRANLERYGLWRDRYADLIRPVPGDLAAPGLGLDPEERTALVRRLGPVLHNGARVNFAAPYGDLRAANVAGTEELLRLLADSSSPGMHYVSTTGVYAPVAGPVTITETTPTGPVPDLPDGYARSKWVAEGLVGLARDRGLPVAVYRPGRISGDTATGACQDRDLLWQLIKGCLQAGAVPDLPFGSTDWVPVDYVSAAVVALALTGGTGAETYHLTNPEAPGLDRVFEAAVRLGHELRTVPAEHWQDRVAAQPDNAAQLFLGDGTESGDLAGDHRRFDSHRTTEAAAAAGVHQPPLTDEILTRYLTYFHDSGFLPAPGTPAGP; this is encoded by the coding sequence GTGACCGGGTTCCAACTGGAGGACGTACTCCCGCTGACGCCGCTGCAGGCAGGCATGCACTTCCACGCGCTGTACGACTCCCACGCCGTGGACGTCTACACCGCGCAGTTCGTCTTCACCCTCGAAGGCACCGTCGACGTCCCCGCCCTGCACGCCGCCATCGGCGGCCTGCTGCGCCGGCACGCCAACCTGCGGGTCGGCTTCCTCCACGAGGACCTGGACGAGCCCGTGCAGGCGGTCGCCGCCGAGGTCCCCGTACCCCTGGACGAGCTGGACCTGACCGGTACCGCCGGCACGGTCACGACCGAGGAGCGCCTGGCCGAATTCCTCGCCGCCGACCGCACCCGGCGCTTCGACCTGGCCACCCCGCCCCTGATGCGGTTCACCCTCGTGCGCACCGCGCCGGACCGCCACCGGCTCGTCATGACCAGCCACCACATCCTGTTCGACGGCTGGTCGATGCCGCTGATCGTGCGGGAGCTCTTCGAGCTGTACGCGACACGGGGCGACGACAGCGCCCTGCCGCGCGTCACCCCGTACCGCACCTACCTCGCCTGGCTGGCCCGGCAGGACCGCACCACCGCCCTGGACGCCTGGTCCACCGCGCTCGCCGGGATCGAGGCACCGACCCTGCTCGCCCGGTGGGACGGAGGAAAAGGCGGGACGGGATCCGGCGAGCCGCCGGCCGCAGGCGCCGCCGAACTGCCCGAGACGCTGGTCCTCGACCTGGACGCGGCCACGACGCGCCGGCTGCGCGACACGGCCCGCGCACACCGGCTCACCCTGAACACGCTGGTCCAGGGCGCCTGGGGCCTGGTGCTCGGCCACCTCACCGGACGCTCCGACATCGTGTTCGGCACGACGGTCTCCGGCCGTCCGCCGGAGATTCCCGGCATCGAGTCGATGGTCGGTCTGTTCATCAACACCGTGCCCGTACGGCTCCGCCCCGAGCCCGGCGAGACCCTGGCCGGGCTCCTGACACGGCTCCAGGAGGAACAGGGCCGTCTACTCGGCAGCCAGCACCTGGGCCTGACCGACATCCGAGGTGTCACCGGGCTCGACGAGCTCTTCGACACGCTCGCCGTGTTCGAGAACTACCCGATGGACGACGAGGCCCTGCGCACCGCCCAGCAGGGGCTGCGCGGTCTCGCCGTCACCGGGGTCAGCGGCACGGACGCCGCGCACTACCCGCTCACCCTCACCATCGCCCCCGGTGACCTTCTCAAGATCACCTTCGGCTACCGCGCCGCCGTCCTGGACCGCGACGAGGTGGCCCGCACGGTCGCCCGTGTGCGACGCCTGCTCACCGCGATGGCACACGGCCTCGACGGCCGCGCCGACAGCGTTCCCGTTCTCCTGGACGGTGAGCCGGAGCGGCTGATCGGCCAGGGTGCGGGAGCGGAGCTACGCTACGAAGTCATGGATCCGAGCATCCCTCAGGCCGTGGCCGAGCGCGCCCTGCGCCACCCGGACGCTGTGGCCGTCTCCGGGGCCGGCGAGCCCCTGTCGTACCGGGGGCTGCACGACCTCGCGGACGATCTGGCCGGTGCGCTGACCGGACTCGGGACCCGCGCCGAGGAGGGCGTCGGCATCCTCGTCGCCCGCTCGGCGGCCACCGTCACCGCCTCCCTCGCCGCCCTGCGCGCAGGCGCCGCCTATGTGCCGCTCGACCCGCGCTGGCCCACCGAACGGCTCAACCGCGTCGCCGAGGTGGCCGCCCTGCGCACCCTGATCGTCGACGAGACCACCCGCACCCACCCCTGGGTCCGTGCTCTCGGCCCGGAGGCCACCGTGCTGACGGTCGACGCCGCCGGCCGTCTGCTGCGGGGCGGCCCCGAGGCCCCGGGCCCCCTCCCGACCGTCACGGGCGGTGCCCGGCTCGCGTACGTGATGTTCACCTCCGGCTCCACCGGCCTGCCCAAGGCCGTCGGCGTCACCCACGCCGACATCACCGCCCTGGCCGCCGACCGGAGCTGGGCCGACGGCGCCTCCGACGCGGTCCTGCTGCATTCGGCGTACGTCTTCGACGCCTCCACCTTCGAGATCTGGACCCCGCTCCTGAACGGCGGCCGAGTCGTCGTGGCGCCGGAGGGCGCGCTGGAGCCCGCCGTGCTCCGGGACCTCGTGGCGCGGTACGGCGTGACGGCGGCGTTCCTGACGACGGCCCTGTTCAACGTCCTGGCGGAGACCGATCCGGACGCCCTCGGCCTGCTGCGCCTGGTCGCCTCCGGCGGCGAGGCCGCCGCGCCCGGCCTCCTGCAACGCGTCGCCGCCGCCCACCCCGACACCGCCGTCCTGCACGTCTACGGACCCACCGAGACCACCACCTTCGCCACGCTCCACCGTGTCCGCCCCGACGAGGCCCAGGCCGGCGCGGCCCCGATCGGCCGGCCGCTCGACGGCATGCGCGCCTACGTCCTGGACGCGGCGATGCGGCCCGTGCCGCCCGGCGCCGAGGGCGAGCTGTACGTCGCGGGAGCCGGAGTCGCCCGAGGCTATCTGGGGCGCCCCGGACTCACCGCAACGCGCTTCGTGGCCGACCCGTTCACCGGCACCGGCGCCCGGATGTACCGCACGGGCGACCTGGTGCGCTGGGACGCCGACGGCAGCCTGCACTACGTGGCCCGCGCCGACCAGCAGATCAAACTGCGCGGCCACCGCATCGAACCCACCGAGATCGAGACGGTGCTGCGCGCCGACCCGTCCGTGCACGCCGCCGTCGTCCTCGTACGCGAGGACCTGCCCGGCGACCGCACCCTCACCGCCTATGTCGTCCCCGCACCCGGACACACCCCGGACCCGGGCGCCCTCGCCGCGCACGTCGGGCACCACCTGCCCCCCTACATGGTCCCGGCCGTCATCCAGCCCGTCGACGTACTGCCGCTGACCCCCAACGGCAAACTCGACCGGTCGGCCCTGCCCGCGCCCACCGTCCGGGCCGTCCCCCACGGCCGGCCGCCGCGCACCGCCGTCGAGGAGATCCTCGCCGGACTCTTCGCCGACGTGCTCGGCGTGCCCCGCGTCGGCATCGACGACAGCTTCTTCGCCCTGGGCGGCCACTCCCTGCTCGCCACCCGGCTCGTCAGCCGCATCCGCACCGCGCTGGACGCCGAGACCGAGATCCGCACCCTCTTCGAGAACCCCACGGTCGCCGCGCTCGCCACCGCCCTCGAAGGCGCGGGCCGCCCGGCACGCCCCGCCCTCGTCCCGCAGGAACGTCCCGCCGAACTCCCGCTGTCGTACGCCCAGCAGCGCCTGTGGTTCCTCCACCGGCTCGAGGGCCCCTCCGCCACGTACAACATCCCCTTCGCCGTACGCATCGAGGGGCCGCTCGACACCGACGCGCTGCGCCTGGCCCTGCACGACGTCGTCATCCGCCACGCCGCCCTGCGCACCGTCCTGCCCGACGGCGACCACGGCCCCCGCCAGCACATCACCGCCCCGGACGACGTCCGTCTCCCGTTCTCCGTGGAGAGCGTGGACGACGAAGGACTCCCCGGCCGGATCGCCGCCGCGGCGGCCGAGCCGATCGACATCGAAAACCGGCTCCCGCTCCGGGCCACCCTGCTGCGGCTGGCCGACGACGCCCATGTCCTGGTGCTGGTGATCCACCACATCGCCGCCGACGGCTCCTCCCTGGCCCCCCTCGTCCGGGACCTGTGGAACGCCTACCGGGCCCGGACCGACGGCGAGGCCCCCTCGTGGACCGCCCTGCCCGTCGACTACGCCGACCACACCCTCTGGCAGCGCCGCCTGCTCGGGGACGAGCACGACCCCGACAGCTTCGTCACCCGCCAACTGACGTACTGGAAGGGCGCGCTGGACGGGCTGCCGGAGATGATCGAGCTGCCCTGGGACCGCACGCGCCCCGCCGTGTCACGGCACACCGGCGCCACCCACACCTTCACCGTCGACAGCGCCACGGCCCGCCACCTCGCGGAACTCGCCCGCGCCGGCGGATGCAGCGTCTTCATGGTGCTCCAGGCCGCCCTGTCGACCGTGCTCTCCCGGCACGGCGCCGGCGACGACATCCCCCTGGGCACGGCCGTCGCCGGACGCACCGACGAGGCCGCGGCCGATCTCGTCGGCTTCTTCGTGAACACGCTCGTGCTCCGCACCGACCTCTCCGGCGACCCCACCTTCCGCGAACTGCTGGACCGGGTCAGGGAGTTCGACCTGTCCGCCTACGCGCACCAGGACGTCCCGTTCGAGCGGCTGGTGGAACTGCTCAATCCGGCGCGCTCACAGAGCCACCACCCGCTCTTCCAGACCATGCTGGTCCTCCAGAACCAGGCCCCCGCTGCGATCGACCTGCCGGGGCTCACCGTCAGCGGCATCCCGGTCGACGCCGGGGTGAGCAAGTTCGACCTGTCGTTCACCTTCACCGAAACCTTCGACGACAACGGCTCACTCGACGGCATGCAGGCCGCCGTCGACTACGCCACGGAACTCTTCGACGCCTCGACCGTCCGCGACCTCAGCGAGCGGCTGACCCTGCTGCTCGACGCCGTCACCGCGGACCCCGACCGCCCGCTGAGCGCCTACGACGTGCTCACCCCCGGCGAACACGCCCGCCTCGCCACCTGGGGGACCGGGCCCGTCGAGCACCTGCCCCGGTCGACGTTCCCCGCGCTCTTCGCCCCCTGGGTCCGGCGCACCCCGGACGCCCCGGCGGTCCGCGACGCCACCACCACCCTCACCTACCGCGAACTCGACGACCGGGCCGAGGCCTTGGCCCGCCGTCTCGCCGCCCAAGGCATCGGCACCGAGGACCGGGTGGCCGTCGCCCTGCCCCGCACCCACCACCTCGTCGTGGCGCTGCTCGCCGTGCTCAAGGCGGGCGCGGCGTATGTGCCGCTCGACCCCGACTACCCGGCCCAGCGCCTCTCGTACATGCTCGACGACGCCTCGCCGCGGCTGCTGCTCACCACCCCCGCCCTCCACGGCCGTCTCCCGCGCACAGCGGTGCCCCACCTGTACACCGAGGACACGGGCGGCACCGGCGACAGCGGGGCGGCCACGCCTCCCGCCCCGCACCCCGAACACCCGGCGTACGTCATCTACACCTCCGGCTCCACCGGCCGGCCCAAGGGCGTCGTGGTCACCCACCGGGGCATCGGCGCCATGGCCAGGACCCAGAGCGACCGGCTGCGCGTCGGGCCGGGCAGCCGCGTGCTGCACATGGCGTCCGTCAGCTTCGACGCCGCGTTCTGGGAGCTGTGCATGGGGCTGCTCTCCGGGGCCTGCCTGGAGATCGACGAGCGCGAGGCCCTGCTGCCCGGCCCCGCCCTCGCCTCGCTGGTCCGCGAACGGGGCGTCACCCACCTCACCCTGCCTCCCGCCGCCCTCGCGGTGATGCCCCCCGGCTCCCTGCCCGAGGGCACCACCCTGGTCCTCGCCGGGGAGGCGTGCCCGCCCGCGCTGGTGCACACCTGGGCCCGGGACCGCCACCTCGTCAACGCCTACGGCCCGACCGAGACCACCGTCTGCGCCACCATGAGCGGCTTCCAGCACGCCGACGGCCCGCAGGCCCCCGACCGTACGGTCCCCATCGGCGCCCCCGTCAACGGCACCCGCGTCCATGTCCTGGACGACCGGCTGGCACCCGTGCCGCCCGGGGTCGTCGGCGAACTGTACGTCTCCGGTGAGGGAGTCGCCCGCGGCTACCACGGCCGCGCCGCCCTGACCGCGACCCGCTTCGTGGCCGACCCCTTCGACCGCACGGGGGGCCGCATGTACCGCACCGGCGACCTGGTGCGCTGGACGGCCGACGGGCAACTCGTCTACGTCTCCCGCGTCGACGACCAGGTCAAACTGCGCGGCTTCCGCATCGAACTCGGCGAGATCGAGGCGGCGCTCACGCTGCTGCCCGGCGTGGCCGCGGCCTGCGCCACCGTCCGGGAGGACCGCCCCGGCGACCGGCGCCTCGTCGTGTACACCGTGCCCGCCGACGGCGCCCGGGGCCCGGACACCGCCGAGGTGCGCGCCCACCTCGCCACGACCCTGCCCGAGCACATGATCCCGGCCGCCCATGTGAGCCTCGCGGCCCTTCCCGTCACCCCCAACGGCAAGACCGACCGCCGCGCCCTGCCCGCGCCCAGCCACTCCGCGCCCGCCGAGGGCCGCGAGCCGCGCACCGCGCGCGAACGGGTCCTGTGCGAGGTGTTCGCGGAGACACTCGGCGTGCCCCGCGTGGGCGTCACGGACGACTTCTTCGCCCTCGGCGGCCACTCCCTGCTCGCGGTGACCCTGGCCCGCCGCATCGGCGAACGGTGCGGCACACGCCCCTCGCTGCGCACCCTGTTCGCGGCGCCGACCCCCGAAGGTCTCGACCGTCTGCTGGGCCGCACGGCGGGGGAGGAGCAGCACGAGGACACGACGGCCCCGGACCTCACCGCCGAAGTCCGGCTGGCCGAGGACATCTCCGGCGCCGACCGGGTCGCGGCCACCTCGGCACCCCGGCCGCCGCGCCCCGCTCCCCGGCCCCTGCTCACCGGCGCCTCCGGCTTCCTCGGCGCCTTCCTCCTGCGCGACCTCATCGAGACCACGGACGGCCCCGTCGACTGCCTCGTCCGGGCCGAGGACGACCATCGCGCGGCGCAGCGGCTGCGGGCCAACCTGGAGCGGTACGGACTGTGGCGCGACCGGTACGCGGACCTGATCCGGCCCGTCCCCGGCGACCTCGCCGCCCCCGGCCTCGGGCTGGACCCGGAGGAGCGGACCGCGCTGGTCCGCCGCCTCGGCCCGGTGCTGCACAACGGGGCACGGGTCAACTTCGCCGCCCCGTACGGGGATCTGCGCGCCGCGAACGTGGCCGGCACCGAGGAACTGCTCCGGCTGCTCGCCGACTCCTCGTCACCCGGGATGCACTACGTCTCGACCACCGGGGTGTACGCCCCGGTGGCCGGCCCCGTCACCATCACGGAGACGACGCCGACGGGCCCCGTACCCGATCTGCCCGACGGGTACGCCCGGAGCAAATGGGTCGCCGAGGGCCTTGTCGGCCTGGCCCGGGACCGGGGACTGCCGGTGGCCGTCTACCGCCCCGGCCGTATCAGCGGGGACACCGCCACGGGCGCCTGCCAGGACCGGGACCTGCTGTGGCAGCTCATCAAGGGGTGCCTCCAGGCGGGCGCGGTGCCGGACCTGCCGTTCGGGTCGACCGACTGGGTGCCCGTGGACTACGTGAGCGCCGCGGTCGTGGCGCTCGCCCTGACGGGTGGCACCGGCGCGGAGACGTACCACCTCACCAACCCGGAGGCGCCGGGCCTGGACCGCGTCTTCGAGGCGGCCGTCCGGCTCGGGCACGAACTGCGGACCGTGCCCGCCGAGCACTGGCAGGACCGGGTGGCGGCGCAACCCGACAACGCGGCGCAGCTGTTCCTCGGTGACGGGACGGAGAGCGGGGACCTGGCGGGGGACCACCGGCGCTTCGACTCCCACCGGACGACGGAGGCAGCGGCGGCGGCGGGCGTCCATCAGCCGCCGCTGACGGACGAGATCCTGACCCGCTACCTGACGTACTTCCACGACTCCGGTTTCCTGCCCGCGCCGGGGACACCGGCCGGACCGTAG